A single genomic interval of Peromyscus leucopus breed LL Stock chromosome 7, UCI_PerLeu_2.1, whole genome shotgun sequence harbors:
- the Slc44a2 gene encoding LOW QUALITY PROTEIN: choline transporter-like protein 2 (The sequence of the model RefSeq protein was modified relative to this genomic sequence to represent the inferred CDS: inserted 1 base in 1 codon): MGKDSQHYYGKHGTPQKYDPTFKGPIYNRGCTDVICCVLLFLAIVGYVAVGIIAWTHGDPRKVIYPTDSRGEFCGQKGTKNADKPFLFYFNIVKCASPLVLLEFQCPTPQICVKQCPDRFLTFLNARNSHDFDYYKQFCVPGFQNNKGLAEVLRDGECPAVITPSKPLVRRCFPAIHANKGVLMVGNETTYEDGHGTRKNITDLVEGAKKANMVLEARHLAMKIFEDYTVSWYWIVIGLVIAMVLSLLFIILLRFLAGIMVWVMIVMVILVLGYGVFHCYMEYSRLSGXAGSDVSLVDLGFQTDLRVYLHLRQTWMAFMIILSILEVVIILLLIFLRKRILIAIALIKEASRAVGHVMCSMLYPLVTFFLLCLCIAYWASTAVFLSTSNEAVYKIFDDTSCPLVGNTCNPQTFPSANESRQCPGGRCQFAFYGGESTYHRALLGLQIFNAFMFFWLANFVLALGQVTLAGAFASYYWAMRKPDDMPAFPLFSAFGRALRYHTGSLAFGSLILAIVQIIRVILEYLDQRLKAAQNKFAKFLMVCLKCCFWCLEKFIKFLNRNAYIMIAIYGTNFCTSARNAFFLLMRNIIRLAVLDKVTDFLFLLGKLLIVGSVGILAFFFFTHRIRIVQDTAPPLNYYWVPILTVIIGSYMIAHGFFSVYGMCVDTLFLCFCEDLERNDGSQERPYFMSPELRDILLKGSSQAGKQEDVEEEE; encoded by the exons ATGGGGAAGGATTCGCAGCATTACTACGGGAAGCACG GGACGCCTCAGAAATACGACCCCACCTTCAAAGGACCCATTTACAACAg GGGCTGCACAGATGTCATTTGCTGTGTGTTGCTCTTCTTGGCCATTGTAGGCTACGTGGCTGTGGGCATCATAG CCTGGACCCATGGAGACCCTCGGAAGGTGATCTACCCCACTGACAGCCGGGGCGAGTTCTGTGGGCAGAAGGGAACAAAAAATGc GGACAAACCCTTCCTGTTTTATTTCAACATCGTGAAGTGTGCCAGCCCCCTGGTCCTGCTGGAATTCCAGTGTCCCACCCCTCAG ATCTGCGTCAAGCAATGCCCGGACCGCTTTCTCACCTTCCTGAATGCACGCAACTCTCATGACTTTGATTATTACAAGCAGTTCTGCGTGCCCGGCTTCCAGAACAATAAA GGGTTGGCTGAGGTGCTCCGAGATGGGGAGTGTCCAGCGGTTATCACCCCCAGCAAACCTC TGGTCCGGCGGTGCTTCCCAGCCATCCACGCCAACAAAGGGGTCCTCATGGTGGGCAATGAGACGACCTATGAGGATGGACATGGCACCAGGAAGAACATCACAGACCTAGTAGAGGGCGCCAA GAAGGCCAACATGGTTCTAGAGGCCCGGCATCTGGCCATGAAGATCTTTGAAGATTACACTGTATCCTGGTACTGGATTGTGAT AGGTTTGGTCATTGCCATGGTGCTGAGTCTCCTGTTCATCATCCTGCTGCGATTCCTGGCAGGCATTATGGTCTGGGTGATGATTGTCATGGTGATCCTGGTACTTGGCTATG gTGTATTTCACTGCTATATGGAGTACTCGAGACTGAGTG AGGCAGGCTCTGACGTCTCCTTGGTGGATCTTGGCTTCCAGACAGACCTCCGAGTGTACCTGCACTTGCGGCAGACCTGGATGGCCTTCA TGATCATTTTAAGCATCCTAGAAGTGGTTATCATCTTGTTACTCATCTTTCTTCGAAAGAGGATATTGATTGCCAtagccctcatcaaagaagccagCAG AGCCGTGGGACATGTCATGTGCTCCATGCTCTACCCACTGGTGACTTTCTTCCTCTTGTGTCTCTGCATTGCCTACTGGGCCAGCACCGCTGT CTTCCTGTCTACCTCCAACGAGGCCGTCTACAAGATTTTTGATGACACGTCCTGCCCACTTGTGGGGAACACCTGCAA TCCCCAGACCTTCCCCTCAGCCAATGAAAGCCGCCAGTGTCCCGGTGGCCGCTGCCAGTTCGCCTTCTACGGTGGCGAGTCTACCTATCACCGTGCCCTGCTGGGCCTGCAGATCTTCAATGCCTTCATGTTCTTCTGGCTGGCCAACTTCGTGCTGGCTCTGGGCCAGGTGACCTTGGCGGGAGCCTTTGCCTCCTATTACTGGGCGATGCGCAAGCCGGATGACATGCCCGCCTTTCCCCTCTTCTCCGCTTTTGGCCGAGCCCTCAG ATACCACACGGGCTCCTTGGCCTTTGGCTCGCTTATCCTGGCCATCGTGCAGATCATCCGAGTGATCCTGGAGTACCTGGACCAGCGTCTGAAAG CTGCACAGAACAAGTTTGCCAAGTTCCTCATGGTCTGTCTCAAGTGCTGCTTCTGGTGCCTAGAGAAGTTTATCAAGTTCCTGAATAGGAATGCCTACATCATG ATTGCCATCTACGGCACCAACTTCTGCACCTCAGCCAGGAACGCCTTCTTTCTGCTTATGAGAAACATCATCAGGTTA GCTGTCCTGGACAAAGTTACcgacttcctcttcctgttgggCAAACTTCTGATTGTGGGTAGTGTGG GCATCCtggccttcttcttcttcacccATCGGATCAGAATCGTGCAGGATACAGCCCCGCCTCTCAATTATTACTGGGTCCCGATACTG